The following are encoded in a window of Saccharothrix longispora genomic DNA:
- a CDS encoding TauD/TfdA family dioxygenase, which produces MAEPTDQRWSPTVIRPEDAGVAPTAAGLVEHLASVGDLGAELTRAKALVWRGFSVRPDEFDAVIDHLLPERWAYRHGNSPRTKVGDIGANVYTSTEYPPEYTISMHNELSYAARYPSRLLFYCQQAPSGGGATPVVDGARWLAALDEEVRAAYRGGVRYRQNLHDGHGFGKSWQETFETANKADVEVFLKETSAEFEWRADGSLRVEQSGPSTVVDPRTGAEVWFNQSDQWHAAGLGDETARALAEILAEEDMPQSVAFADGTPIPAEYVVQVRDRGLAEAVDNDWSEGDLMLIDNVLVGHGRRPFTGPRRVLVAMSG; this is translated from the coding sequence GTGGCGGAGCCAACCGACCAGCGCTGGTCGCCGACGGTGATCCGGCCGGAGGACGCGGGGGTCGCGCCCACGGCGGCCGGGCTGGTGGAGCACCTGGCGTCGGTCGGCGACCTGGGCGCCGAGCTGACCCGGGCGAAGGCGTTGGTGTGGCGGGGTTTCTCGGTGCGGCCGGACGAGTTCGACGCCGTCATCGACCACCTGCTGCCGGAGCGCTGGGCGTACCGGCACGGCAACTCGCCGCGCACCAAGGTGGGCGACATCGGCGCGAACGTCTACACGTCGACCGAGTACCCGCCCGAGTACACGATCTCCATGCACAACGAGCTGTCCTACGCCGCGCGCTACCCGAGCCGCCTGCTGTTCTACTGCCAGCAGGCGCCCTCGGGCGGCGGTGCGACCCCCGTGGTCGACGGCGCCCGGTGGCTCGCAGCCCTCGACGAGGAGGTCCGCGCGGCCTACCGCGGCGGCGTGCGCTACCGGCAGAACCTGCACGACGGCCACGGCTTCGGCAAGAGCTGGCAGGAGACGTTCGAGACCGCGAACAAGGCCGACGTCGAGGTGTTCCTGAAGGAGACCTCGGCCGAGTTCGAGTGGCGGGCCGACGGTTCGCTGCGCGTCGAGCAGAGCGGGCCGTCCACGGTCGTGGACCCGCGGACCGGCGCCGAGGTCTGGTTCAACCAGTCCGACCAGTGGCACGCCGCCGGGCTCGGCGACGAGACCGCCCGGGCGCTGGCCGAGATCCTGGCCGAGGAGGACATGCCGCAGTCGGTCGCCTTCGCCGACGGCACGCCGATCCCCGCCGAGTACGTCGTGCAGGTGCGCGACCGGGGCTTGGCGGAGGCGGTCGACAACGACTGGTCCGAGGGCGACCTGATGCTGATCGACAACGTGCTCGTCGGGCACGGCAGGCGACCGTTCACCGGCCCCCGCCGGGTGCTCGTGGCCATGTCCGGATGA
- a CDS encoding TauD/TfdA family dioxygenase: protein MTDTLSQEQTLPHVREADDDRPLHEVVAADRARWRELLTTHGALLFRGYPVDDVTAFEAVVRAFSGEPLTYSERSSPRHSIKGNVYTSTDYPPDEEIFLHNENSYQAVWPRVVYFYCDREPETRGATPLADVRRVHRAIDPAVREEFERRGWMVVRNYRPHFGVSWPEVFGTSDRAEVERYCADRGMVAEWLGDDHLRTRALRKATYTHPDTGEDVWFNHITFFHHSSLDEDLQEGLLGMFGEEGLPTNTYYGDGAPIPSDVVAHLRACYRAESRRFDWRHKDVLLVDNMLAAHGREPFTGPRKIAVAMGEAHVSDYLANGG from the coding sequence ATGACCGACACCCTGTCCCAGGAGCAGACGCTGCCGCACGTGCGGGAGGCGGACGACGACCGACCGCTGCACGAGGTGGTCGCGGCCGACCGGGCGCGCTGGCGCGAGCTGCTCACCACGCACGGCGCCCTGCTGTTCCGCGGCTACCCGGTGGACGACGTGACCGCGTTCGAGGCGGTCGTGCGGGCGTTCTCCGGCGAACCGCTGACCTACAGCGAGCGCTCCTCGCCCCGGCACTCCATCAAGGGCAACGTCTACACCTCGACGGACTACCCGCCGGACGAGGAGATCTTCCTGCACAACGAGAACTCCTACCAGGCGGTGTGGCCGCGGGTCGTCTACTTCTACTGCGACCGCGAGCCGGAGACGCGGGGCGCGACGCCGCTGGCCGACGTGCGCCGCGTCCACCGGGCGATCGACCCCGCCGTGCGGGAGGAGTTCGAGCGGCGCGGCTGGATGGTCGTGCGCAACTACCGGCCCCACTTCGGGGTCTCCTGGCCGGAGGTGTTCGGCACCTCCGACCGCGCCGAGGTGGAGCGCTACTGCGCCGACCGCGGCATGGTCGCCGAGTGGCTGGGCGACGACCACCTGCGCACCAGGGCGCTGCGCAAGGCCACCTACACCCACCCGGACACCGGTGAGGACGTGTGGTTCAACCACATCACGTTCTTCCACCACTCGTCGCTGGACGAGGACCTCCAGGAGGGCCTGCTCGGCATGTTCGGCGAGGAGGGCCTGCCGACCAACACCTACTACGGCGACGGCGCCCCGATCCCGTCCGACGTGGTGGCCCACCTGCGGGCCTGCTACCGGGCCGAGTCGCGCCGGTTCGACTGGCGGCACAAGGACGTCCTGCTGGTGGACAACATGCTGGCCGCGCACGGCCGCGAGCCGTTCACCGGCCCGCGCAAGATCGCCGTGGCGATGGGCGAGGCGCACGTGTCCGACTACCTGGCCAACGGGGGGTGA
- a CDS encoding thioesterase II family protein yields MGRLPTTGSTGWLRVYRSRPRAALRVVCFPHAGSGASVFHGWAERLPESVELVGVQYPGRQDRSREEPVSRLEVLADEVAAVVPRLFDRPVAFFGHSLGATVAFEVARRLSPRFPTPLAGLVVSARRPPADCATTGYDFTRDDDLRRYLTRLGNRAGPALSDPDLWDLLIPPLRGDLLMSQRYRYTPGPPLTCPLTLVAAAADHSCTIDDMRPWTKHTIGPADEHVVPGDHYYVDAPPRELFDVLAGAADRLG; encoded by the coding sequence GTGGGCCGACTGCCGACCACCGGGTCGACCGGCTGGCTGCGGGTCTACCGGTCCCGCCCCCGCGCGGCACTGCGCGTGGTGTGCTTCCCGCACGCGGGCAGCGGCGCCAGCGTCTTCCACGGCTGGGCCGAGCGCCTGCCCGAGTCGGTCGAGCTGGTGGGCGTGCAGTACCCCGGACGCCAGGACCGCAGCCGGGAGGAGCCCGTCTCGCGGCTGGAGGTGCTGGCGGACGAGGTGGCCGCGGTCGTGCCGCGCCTGTTCGACCGGCCGGTCGCGTTCTTCGGGCACAGCCTCGGCGCCACCGTCGCGTTCGAGGTGGCGCGGCGGCTGTCGCCGAGGTTCCCGACGCCGCTCGCCGGGCTGGTCGTGTCGGCCCGCCGGCCGCCCGCCGACTGCGCGACCACCGGCTACGACTTCACCCGCGACGACGACCTGCGCCGCTACCTGACCCGGCTGGGCAACCGGGCCGGCCCGGCGCTGAGCGACCCCGACCTGTGGGACCTGCTGATCCCGCCGCTGCGCGGTGACCTGCTGATGTCCCAGCGCTACCGCTACACCCCCGGCCCGCCGCTGACGTGCCCGCTGACGCTGGTCGCCGCCGCGGCGGACCACAGCTGCACGATCGACGACATGCGCCCCTGGACCAAGCACACCATCGGCCCCGCCGACGAGCACGTGGTGCCCGGTGACCACTACTACGTGGACGCGCCGCCCCGCGAGCTGTTCGACGTCCTGGCCGGTGCCGCCGACCGGCTCGGCTGA
- a CDS encoding ornithine carbamoyltransferase — translation MARTKHLISIDDLDDDDLHHVVDRAAGFAAGTAEHGRPLADQVVGLYFRRTSTRTRTSFWSGSLRLGAGVVNFGPADLQTNTGETTEDTGRVLSSMLDVLVARTCGTTEELRGWASWGGMSVVNAMSELEHPTQALTDLATIKAHFGTLSGIRVAYLGEGNNSATALALAAARVPGMEVDFRTPPGYAVDPGVMARARAVARRTGATLSESHDMSTPPSGVDVLYTTRWQTTGTAKPDPRWRDVFAPFQVGAALWDTNPDAVFMHDLPAHRGEEVTAEVLDGPTSIAFRQAANKMWTAMAVVEWCRA, via the coding sequence ATGGCCCGGACGAAGCACCTCATCTCGATCGACGACCTCGACGACGACGACCTGCACCACGTCGTGGACCGCGCCGCGGGGTTCGCGGCCGGGACCGCCGAGCACGGCCGGCCGCTGGCCGACCAGGTCGTCGGCCTGTACTTCCGGCGGACGTCGACGCGCACCCGCACGTCGTTCTGGTCGGGCTCGCTGCGGCTGGGCGCGGGCGTGGTGAACTTCGGCCCGGCCGACCTCCAGACCAACACGGGGGAGACCACCGAGGACACCGGTCGGGTGCTCTCCTCCATGCTCGACGTCCTGGTCGCCCGCACCTGCGGCACCACCGAGGAGCTGCGCGGCTGGGCGTCGTGGGGCGGCATGTCCGTGGTCAACGCGATGAGCGAGCTGGAGCACCCGACCCAGGCGCTCACCGACCTCGCCACGATCAAGGCCCACTTCGGCACCCTGTCCGGCATCAGGGTGGCCTACCTCGGCGAGGGCAACAACAGCGCGACCGCGCTCGCCCTGGCGGCGGCCCGCGTCCCCGGCATGGAGGTCGACTTCCGGACGCCGCCGGGCTACGCGGTCGACCCGGGCGTGATGGCGCGGGCGCGCGCGGTGGCCCGGCGCACCGGGGCGACGCTCTCCGAGTCGCACGACATGTCCACGCCGCCGTCCGGGGTGGACGTCCTCTACACCACCCGCTGGCAGACCACCGGCACCGCGAAGCCGGACCCGCGCTGGCGCGACGTCTTCGCGCCGTTCCAGGTCGGCGCGGCGCTGTGGGACACCAACCCGGACGCGGTGTTCATGCACGACCTGCCCGCGCACCGCGGCGAGGAGGTCACCGCCGAGGTGCTCGACGGGCCGACGAGCATCGCCTTCCGGCAGGCCGCCAACAAGATGTGGACCGCGATGGCCGTCGTCGAGTGGTGCAGGGCGTGA
- a CDS encoding MFS transporter, whose translation MTAEPIAGGPPSTGGVPPLRRNRDFLLLWTGAGFSQLGAKISVIAFPLLLVWHGDSALGAGLVAFAGLLPALLLQLPAGVLVDRWDRRRLMVGCDALASVAMLSVAVAVLFGVVWLPHLLVVNFVEGACLIFYLLAQRAAVRNVVEPEHLPTAVARNEARGRVASLLGQPAGSSLFALLSWLPFAAVALGHLVALVSLLFVRRPLQTERVDRPLALRRDIGEGLRWLWEQKFLRAATVMVAATNFFAQVVNLVPLVVIKQTGGSAALAGLVGLVGGVGGVCGALFGGVLLRRLSLGGVLLLDLVTRAALVPVMAFATALPLLFAPFALMSFTGAVLNVGAGAYMARVVPDEMQGRAMSAVMLTSWGANSAGALVAGVLLSTLTTASTLLCVTAGLVVLLVGAVLSPTIRKSDAR comes from the coding sequence GTGACCGCCGAGCCGATCGCGGGGGGACCGCCCTCCACCGGGGGAGTCCCGCCCCTGCGGCGCAACCGCGACTTCCTGCTGCTGTGGACCGGCGCCGGGTTCTCCCAGCTGGGCGCGAAGATCAGCGTGATCGCGTTCCCGCTGCTGCTCGTCTGGCACGGCGACTCGGCGCTGGGCGCGGGCCTGGTGGCGTTCGCGGGCCTGCTGCCCGCCCTGCTGCTCCAGCTGCCCGCCGGCGTCCTGGTCGACCGCTGGGACCGCCGCCGGCTGATGGTCGGCTGCGACGCGCTGGCGTCGGTCGCCATGCTCAGCGTGGCCGTCGCCGTGCTGTTCGGCGTGGTGTGGCTGCCGCACCTGCTGGTGGTCAACTTCGTCGAGGGCGCCTGCCTGATCTTCTACCTGCTCGCCCAGCGGGCCGCGGTGCGCAACGTGGTCGAGCCCGAGCACCTGCCCACGGCGGTCGCCCGCAACGAGGCGCGCGGCCGGGTGGCGTCCCTGCTCGGCCAGCCCGCGGGCAGCTCGCTGTTCGCCCTGCTGTCCTGGCTGCCGTTCGCGGCCGTCGCGCTCGGCCACCTGGTGGCGCTGGTCAGCCTGCTGTTCGTGCGCCGGCCGTTGCAGACCGAGCGGGTCGACCGGCCGCTGGCGCTGCGCCGGGACATCGGCGAGGGCCTGCGCTGGCTGTGGGAGCAGAAGTTCCTGCGCGCCGCCACGGTCATGGTCGCGGCGACGAACTTCTTCGCGCAGGTGGTCAACCTGGTCCCGCTCGTGGTGATCAAGCAGACCGGTGGCTCGGCCGCGCTGGCCGGGCTGGTGGGCCTGGTCGGCGGCGTCGGCGGCGTGTGCGGGGCCCTGTTCGGCGGGGTGCTGCTGCGCAGGCTGTCGCTGGGCGGCGTCCTGCTGCTCGACCTGGTCACGCGCGCCGCGCTGGTCCCGGTGATGGCGTTCGCCACCGCCCTGCCGCTGCTGTTCGCGCCGTTCGCGCTGATGTCGTTCACCGGCGCGGTGCTCAACGTCGGCGCGGGCGCCTACATGGCCCGGGTCGTGCCCGACGAGATGCAGGGCCGCGCCATGAGCGCCGTCATGCTGACCTCCTGGGGCGCGAACTCCGCGGGCGCGCTCGTGGCGGGCGTGCTGCTGAGCACCCTCACCACCGCCTCGACGCTGCTGTGCGTCACGGCCGGGCTGGTCGTGCTCCTCGTCGGGGCGGTGCTCAGCCCCACCATCCGCAAGTCCGACGCCCGCTGA
- a CDS encoding flavin reductase family protein: MQTIRTDTHAGQVAPRAVKDFMTGYFTGVTVVTAFSGSGRPHGLTCNSLVSVTLDPPTLLVCLDQGAGTLAAVRETGAFAVNLMSERGRATAERFASAAPDRFDSVAWERSAHGVPVLVDDALSVAQCAVADLHRVGDHTVVFGRILDVENRPGNPLLYGMRTFSGAPEGVLEAAVPGTLPAGR, encoded by the coding sequence ATGCAGACGATCCGGACCGACACCCACGCCGGGCAGGTAGCCCCCAGAGCCGTCAAGGACTTCATGACCGGCTACTTCACCGGCGTCACCGTCGTCACCGCGTTCTCCGGTTCCGGCCGGCCGCACGGGCTCACCTGCAACTCGCTGGTCAGCGTCACCCTCGACCCGCCCACGCTGCTGGTCTGCCTCGACCAGGGCGCCGGCACCCTGGCCGCCGTGCGCGAGACCGGCGCCTTCGCGGTGAACCTGATGTCGGAGCGGGGTCGGGCCACCGCCGAGCGGTTCGCCTCGGCCGCGCCGGACCGGTTCGACTCGGTGGCGTGGGAGCGCTCGGCGCACGGGGTGCCGGTGCTGGTCGACGACGCCCTCTCGGTGGCCCAGTGCGCGGTGGCCGACCTGCACCGGGTCGGCGACCACACCGTGGTGTTCGGTCGCATCCTCGACGTCGAGAACCGGCCGGGGAACCCCCTGCTGTACGGGATGCGGACGTTCTCCGGCGCCCCCGAGGGGGTCCTGGAGGCGGCCGTCCCCGGGACCCTGCCCGCCGGTCGCTGA
- a CDS encoding tryptophan halogenase family protein, translating to MIRSVVIVGGGTAGWMTATYLKTAFGDRVDVTLVESAQVSRIGVGEATFSTVRHFFDYLGLDEREWLPKCAGSYKLGIRFENWRKPGEHFYHPFERLRGADGFSLAEWWLELGDRSEPFDRSCFITTALCDAERSPRMLDGSLFVSSLDGPLGKSTLDDQRAQFPYAYHFDADAVARFLGDFGRARGVKHVVDEVVDVGLDSRGWISEIRTKEHGAITGGLYVDCTGFRGLLINKAMGEKFQSFEDLLPNNRAVALRVPREDATDMQPYTTATAMTAGWSWTIPLFRRNGNGYVYSDQFITPEEAERELREKVAPGRDDLEANHIRMRIGRNDNSWVNNCVAIGLSSAFVEPLESTGIFFIQHAIEQLVKHFPDGGFDQRMISAYNNRINKAVDGVKEFLVLHYRSADREDTPYWKETKTRPIPEALQEKLALAESHLLDEETIYPHYHGFESYSWNTMNLGLGRIPLTARPALRHLDPTNALAEFAKLKAEADEMVATLPSCYEYLASIND from the coding sequence ATGATCCGATCCGTGGTGATCGTGGGTGGCGGCACAGCGGGGTGGATGACCGCGACCTACCTGAAGACCGCCTTCGGCGACCGCGTCGACGTGACCCTCGTGGAGTCCGCGCAGGTCTCCCGGATCGGCGTGGGAGAGGCGACGTTCAGCACCGTCCGCCATTTCTTCGACTACCTCGGCCTGGACGAGCGGGAATGGCTGCCGAAATGCGCGGGCAGCTACAAGCTCGGTATCCGGTTCGAGAACTGGCGCAAGCCCGGCGAGCATTTCTACCACCCGTTCGAGCGGCTGCGCGGCGCCGACGGGTTCAGCCTCGCGGAGTGGTGGCTCGAACTGGGCGACCGCAGCGAGCCGTTCGACCGGTCGTGCTTCATCACCACGGCGCTGTGCGACGCCGAGCGCTCGCCGCGGATGCTGGACGGCTCGCTGTTCGTGTCCAGCCTCGACGGGCCGCTGGGCAAGTCGACGCTGGACGACCAGCGCGCGCAGTTCCCCTACGCCTACCACTTCGACGCCGACGCGGTGGCGCGCTTCCTCGGTGACTTCGGCCGGGCGCGCGGCGTCAAGCACGTGGTGGACGAGGTGGTCGACGTCGGCCTGGACAGCCGCGGCTGGATCTCCGAGATCCGCACCAAGGAGCACGGCGCCATCACCGGCGGCCTCTACGTCGACTGCACCGGCTTCCGCGGCCTGCTGATCAACAAGGCGATGGGCGAGAAGTTCCAGTCCTTCGAGGACCTGCTGCCCAACAACCGGGCGGTCGCGCTGCGCGTGCCGCGCGAGGACGCCACCGACATGCAGCCGTACACCACGGCGACCGCGATGACGGCGGGCTGGTCGTGGACGATCCCGCTGTTCCGCCGCAACGGCAACGGCTACGTCTACTCCGACCAGTTCATCACGCCGGAGGAGGCGGAGCGCGAGCTGCGCGAGAAGGTGGCGCCGGGCCGGGACGACCTGGAGGCCAACCACATCCGGATGCGGATCGGCCGCAACGACAACTCCTGGGTCAACAACTGCGTGGCGATCGGCCTGTCCAGCGCGTTCGTCGAGCCGCTGGAGTCCACCGGCATCTTCTTCATCCAGCACGCCATCGAGCAGCTGGTCAAGCACTTCCCCGACGGCGGCTTCGACCAGCGGATGATCTCGGCCTACAACAACCGGATCAACAAGGCCGTCGACGGCGTCAAGGAGTTCCTCGTCCTGCACTACCGGTCGGCGGACCGCGAGGACACGCCGTACTGGAAGGAGACCAAGACCCGGCCCATCCCGGAGGCCCTCCAGGAGAAGCTGGCGCTGGCCGAGTCGCACCTGCTCGACGAGGAGACGATCTACCCGCACTACCACGGGTTCGAGAGCTACTCGTGGAACACCATGAACCTGGGCCTGGGGCGCATCCCGCTCACCGCGCGCCCCGCGTTGCGCCACCTCGACCCGACCAACGCGCTGGCGGAGTTCGCCAAGCTCAAGGCCGAGGCCGACGAAATGGTCGCGACCCTGCCCAGCTGCTACGAGTACCTCGCCAGCATCAACGACTGA
- the sbnA gene encoding 2,3-diaminopropionate biosynthesis protein SbnA has product MVNPALRGILSTVGSTPLVELERFSVELDLQVHAKVEKFNPGGSIKDRTAVAMLLDKLYTGELDPARSVVVESSSGNLAIGLAQLCRYFGLRFICVVDAKTTGHNVKILRAYGAEVEVVTTPDPETGELLPARLARVRELVATLPHAFWPNQYANPRNPQAHERTMREIVTALDDPVDYLFVPAGTTGTLQGCGRYVRRHGLRTEIIAVDAVGSALFDPAPPPVSRLIPGHGASVRPQIHDASAPHRVVHVTDLDCVAGCRALVEREAVLAGGSSGAAVTALHRLAPSLPRGSTCVLVLPDGGDRYLDTIYSDEWVVEHLGRVPDLWADAAPVLSAAN; this is encoded by the coding sequence ATGGTCAACCCCGCGCTGCGCGGCATCCTCTCCACGGTCGGCAGCACGCCGCTGGTCGAGCTCGAACGCTTCTCCGTCGAGCTCGACCTCCAGGTGCACGCCAAGGTGGAGAAGTTCAACCCGGGCGGCAGCATCAAGGACCGCACCGCGGTCGCCATGCTGCTGGACAAGCTCTACACCGGGGAGCTGGACCCGGCGCGGTCGGTCGTCGTCGAGTCCAGCTCGGGCAACCTGGCGATCGGGTTGGCGCAGCTGTGCCGGTACTTCGGGCTGCGGTTCATCTGCGTGGTGGACGCCAAGACGACCGGGCACAACGTCAAGATCCTCCGGGCGTACGGCGCGGAGGTGGAGGTGGTCACCACCCCGGACCCGGAGACCGGCGAGCTGCTGCCCGCGCGGTTGGCCCGGGTCCGGGAGCTGGTGGCGACCCTGCCGCACGCGTTCTGGCCCAACCAGTACGCGAACCCGCGCAACCCGCAGGCGCACGAGCGCACCATGCGGGAGATCGTGACGGCGCTGGACGACCCGGTCGACTACCTGTTCGTCCCGGCGGGCACGACCGGCACGCTCCAGGGCTGCGGGCGCTACGTGCGGCGGCACGGGCTGCGCACGGAGATCATCGCCGTGGACGCGGTGGGCAGCGCGCTGTTCGACCCCGCTCCCCCGCCGGTGTCCCGGCTGATCCCCGGGCACGGCGCGTCGGTGCGGCCGCAGATCCACGACGCCTCGGCGCCGCACCGCGTGGTGCACGTGACCGACCTGGACTGCGTGGCGGGCTGCCGCGCGCTGGTCGAGCGGGAGGCGGTGCTGGCGGGCGGCTCGTCCGGTGCGGCGGTCACCGCGCTGCACCGCCTCGCGCCGTCCCTGCCCCGCGGCTCGACGTGCGTGCTGGTGCTGCCCGACGGCGGCGACCGCTACCTGGACACGATCTACTCCGACGAGTGGGTGGTCGAGCACCTGGGGCGCGTGCCGGACCTGTGGGCGGACGCCGCGCCCGTTCTGTCGGCCGCCAATTGA
- a CDS encoding NAD(P)/FAD-dependent oxidoreductase — protein sequence MTTDYDVAIIGGGPAGSTMASYLARAGLSVVVFESETFPRPHVGESLVPATTPVLNEIGVLDKVDEAKFPKKFGASWTSAESRDIPFMGYQGLSHDWSAEIQFVERNQPGVDRDYTFHVDRARFDSILLRHAQEQGATVFNGARVRDVDFDDPEAVKVTVRFGPRDAVYTAGMVVDASGRQTMVGRKLKLKVSDPVFDQYALHTWFEDLDRDAIAPNASVVDHIFVHFLPIKDTWVWQIPITDTITSIGVVTQKKRFTEAGTEREEFFWDFVGSRPELAEALKKAKQVRPFKVEGDYSYAMTQICGDRFVLIGDAARFVDPIFSSGVSVALNSARIAAQDIIAAHAEGDYAKKRFDTYETKLRRAVKYWYEFISIYYRLNVLFTAFVQDPRYRTDVLKMLQGDVYDGEEPKALAAMREVVAAVEADPDHLWHPYLGSLRAPAAAPGF from the coding sequence ATGACCACCGACTACGACGTCGCGATCATCGGCGGCGGACCGGCCGGGTCCACCATGGCCTCCTACCTGGCGAGGGCCGGCCTGTCCGTGGTGGTGTTCGAGAGCGAGACGTTCCCGCGGCCGCACGTCGGCGAGTCGCTGGTGCCCGCGACCACTCCGGTGCTGAACGAGATCGGCGTGCTGGACAAGGTCGACGAGGCGAAGTTCCCGAAGAAGTTCGGCGCGTCCTGGACGTCGGCGGAGTCCCGCGACATCCCGTTCATGGGCTACCAGGGGCTGTCGCACGACTGGTCGGCGGAGATCCAGTTCGTCGAGCGCAACCAGCCGGGCGTGGACCGCGACTACACCTTCCACGTCGACCGCGCCCGGTTCGACTCGATCCTGCTGCGCCACGCCCAGGAGCAGGGCGCGACCGTGTTCAACGGCGCGCGGGTGCGCGACGTCGACTTCGACGACCCGGAGGCGGTCAAGGTGACCGTCCGCTTCGGGCCGCGCGATGCCGTCTACACCGCGGGCATGGTGGTCGACGCGTCGGGCCGGCAGACGATGGTGGGCCGCAAGCTCAAGCTCAAGGTGTCCGACCCGGTGTTCGACCAGTACGCGCTGCACACCTGGTTCGAGGACCTGGACCGGGACGCCATCGCGCCCAACGCGTCCGTGGTCGACCACATCTTCGTGCACTTCCTGCCGATCAAGGACACCTGGGTCTGGCAGATCCCGATCACCGACACGATCACCAGCATCGGCGTGGTGACGCAGAAGAAGCGGTTCACCGAGGCCGGCACCGAACGCGAGGAGTTCTTCTGGGACTTCGTCGGCAGCCGCCCCGAGCTGGCCGAGGCGCTGAAGAAGGCGAAGCAGGTCCGGCCGTTCAAGGTCGAGGGTGACTACAGCTACGCGATGACGCAGATCTGCGGCGACCGGTTCGTGCTGATCGGCGACGCCGCCCGGTTCGTCGACCCGATCTTCTCCAGCGGGGTGAGCGTCGCGCTCAACAGCGCCCGCATCGCCGCGCAGGACATCATCGCCGCGCACGCCGAGGGCGACTACGCCAAGAAGCGGTTCGACACCTACGAGACCAAGCTGCGCCGCGCGGTGAAGTACTGGTACGAGTTCATCTCGATCTACTACCGCCTCAACGTGCTGTTCACCGCGTTCGTGCAGGACCCGCGCTACCGCACCGACGTGCTCAAGATGCTCCAGGGCGACGTGTACGACGGCGAGGAGCCGAAGGCGCTGGCCGCGATGCGCGAGGTGGTGGCGGCCGTGGAGGCCGACCCGGACCACCTGTGGCACCCGTACCTCGGCTCGCTCCGGGCACCGGCCGCCGCGCCGGGCTTCTGA
- a CDS encoding phosphopantetheine-binding protein, giving the protein MKQGEVELALLEFIREEFLWGDEDRELTLSTPLLEWGIIDSLRTAVLLTHVRERFGVYVSHAKVNSRNFRDITSIAGLVLAEAPEHDPQAEPVAASTADRENS; this is encoded by the coding sequence GTGAAGCAAGGCGAAGTGGAACTCGCGCTGCTGGAGTTCATCCGGGAGGAGTTCCTGTGGGGTGACGAGGACCGGGAGCTGACCCTGTCCACGCCGCTGCTGGAGTGGGGCATCATCGACTCGCTGCGCACCGCGGTCCTGCTCACCCACGTCCGCGAGCGGTTCGGCGTGTACGTCTCGCACGCCAAGGTCAACTCGCGCAACTTCCGCGACATCACCAGCATCGCCGGCCTCGTGCTGGCCGAAGCCCCCGAACACGACCCGCAGGCCGAACCGGTCGCGGCGAGCACCGCGGACAGGGAGAACTCATGA